In Capricornis sumatraensis isolate serow.1 chromosome 2, serow.2, whole genome shotgun sequence, the DNA window TCAAACCCAGGTGCAAAAGTTTCAGAGCAAGCTAAGTTAGACTGTGTTGATAACTATACAAACATTTACCATTTCTTTATTGGGTTCATAAAAGGCACTCTCAAACCAATACATATCAGTTTGACAATGTTGTCTGAAATATTcttagctttgattttttttttttttttttttttttttgcagccagTGTTAAAAGAAAGACTTTAGTTACTATGTGTTTGTGTTTGGtactatatcatttttttttctggaaatattttcagTTGTGAACTCTGAATAGAATCAttcaccaaaaaaaacaaaaagccactTTATTCTGATTCTAGATTATCAGAGCAGAATAAAAAGTGAAAGCTCCTCTAGCTGAGAAACTCTACAAATAACAGCTGGgtgaatatttcattaaaaaatgaattgttCTATGCTGATCTTACACCTTCAAATTGTTCAGGTGGGAGAACTCTCAGGAAAACACCACAGGGCATTCCTATTTGTTTACTGATCGTCTGTGGCTGCTGTCAGGCTATGGtgacagagttgagtagttgtgatAGAGACTATACGGCCTgcaaaagcctaaaatatttactgtctggccctttacagtAAAAGTCTGCCAAACCCTGCCCTAGTTCATCCtattcactttacagatgaacagCGTGAGATCTGGAAGAAAAGCAAAACGACTTTGTAGCACTTTGCACAATGTCCCCTTCACAGGAGCTTTTGTCTATGCCTGTCCCTCTTACTGCTTTTCATCTAAGTGCTCAGTAATATAGGTTTATCAAGTTGCACTGACTTTCCCAGGGTAACAGGGAAAGTTATCAGAGGAAACAGGGTTAAAACCCAGATAAACAGGCTCATGAACTGGTGACAAGGACTACCAGCTAGTTATCAACTTTGGCTGAGTTACTTATCTTCTCCAAGCATCTGAGCTGCAAAATGGTAATCACAATCTATTCTCgcagaggtttttcttttttctttttttttttcttttttggccatgccaagcaacatgcaggatctcagttccccaaccagagactgaacctgggccttggtcgtgaaagcccagaatcctaaccactaggccaccagaggACTCCCGTCTTGCAGGGTTCTACTGACAAGTCATTGAGGTGATGTACGTATGTCACAGGCCCTCCACCAGTGTGGATTCCTTTCCCTACTCCCTTTTCTCTGTAAACCGGAGACCCTGACCTGTTAGAGGAACAGGTTGTTTCCCTAAGGAAACAACCAAATACTTGCAGAGCTTCTGCTAGGGATGAGGCATTGAGCTTAGCCCTTTGGGAGACACAAAGATTATTTCCCCTATTTAATGGCAATGATGAGGCTAATCCTGTGGCCACACCTCACCCCCGGCTACCATGAGAGAAGGGAGAGGCCCAAGTGTCTTTCCTGTTCCTGGGAGCTGGCTCCCACCGGCCTCTACTTCTCTTTGCCCTGCTTAAACTTCCTGAGCAGCTATGGCTCTGactcctccccagccctcctcctccttGACTCCTGACCACTGTCTGCCCCTTCCCTACTTCTTACTTCCTTACCTTTGGGGCGTGGCTGACTTACTAAGCCTAGTTTCcctgccttctccaagtgatgCTCAAAGGGACCCATTAGTCAGGGAAGAGGTGTGAACGGATAGGTCAGTGTGAGTGACATACAAGGCAAGCTCATTTTCTGAGTTAAAGTTTCATAGTTAAAGTAAGGTAATTTGCAGGGGTGAGTACACACCCTTGCATAAATCACAAAAATGAGTACCAACACAGAAAAGGGAGTAGGGAAAGGAATCCACACTGGTGGAGGCCCTGTGACATACGTACATCATCTCAACAACTTTTCAGTAAAACCCTGCAAGACGGGAGTTCTCTGGTcacctagtggttaggattctgggccttcactgccatggcccaggttcagaccttggctggggaactgagatcctgatGTTGctcggcatggccaaaaaagaaaagaaaaacacagatcaAAGATTGGATTTTCAGAGAATCCTTGAAGAATTCAAACAGAATAGCTTGCCTCAGTCTGTTAGTGAAGGGCAGGTTAATTTATCTccctgattcatggggtcgcaaagagtgggacacgactgagcggctgaactgaactggactgaacatgATCACAGGTCTTGGGCAGCCAAACACAGACATTAACGATACAAGCAAAAGCAGTTGCCCTTGTCTCTGGCTATAAGAAACCTGGGGTGAAACTGCAAATTCACATGTTTTCAAAATCCGTTTCTAAATAGTTATAGCTTTTTAGTTATTTGCACTAATTTTTAGAAGGCAGCTGTTCATGCCAGAAAGTCCTCACTATAGgctttcaattttaaataaacacaaatttACTGTCAAGGACAGCCagtatttcaacttttttttttttaataatgctgtTAATTAAAATTCATACTGGATCCGCTTTAATAAATAGATAAGAACAGTTGTAATTAGCAATGCTCTCACTGCTTGGCAAAGAGCTGCTACTAAAGACCTTGAAGAGTCTTTTAAGTAAGTTACAAATTCTCTTTTGAAATCACAATTATACTTTACTTGCTtggcaagctttctctagttctgATAAAATGGAAAATTGAGAATTTGTAGAgtttaaatgaaaacagaattactGCAAAGGACTGGGAGGAAAGTCAGAGGCATTTTGAAAACTGTTTGTCTAACATACACCAAACCACAGATGCTTTCCCAGAAAAGAGTACCAGGTTTCACAGCCACCTTCAGCAAAGCCTGCCCTGACAACTTCGTTAGGAGAGAGGCCCGTTTGTTTAAACGAGGTAATGCTCTGAGTCTCCCTTTCTTTTTGAAGCCTCTGGCTTCTTAGAGCAGTCATCTGGGAAGTTAGCACTGAATGGGAAGTTAGGATACCAGGTTCCCATTCCATTTTGGAAGCCTTCCAGCTATCCAAACTTGGGCAGGATATTTCTCCTTTTGGGGCCACCACACAAATATACTAATTGAAGGTCAGTTGATCAGATAGATAACTGCTGTGTTGGGCCTGCCAGAAGTGAACTCACTTAGACACAGGACATTAACAATGAATGTCAGAGCTAAACAGAACCTTTTCATGATTAGTTGGACTCTGTCATTTCCCCCAGAGATGGGAAGAGGGTCTGTCCAAGGTCAAATAGTTAGAGGGGGCCTTGGATTAGAACCCACATTTCCCAACTCAGTTCCATGCTCTGAACACCACATGTTATCTCAGAAGTCCTAAAGGAActgcatttcatttcctttgtaccACATAGCTCTGAGATGTATTGCTGAGTTTGGTCTCCATCCTGCCCACTCATCAAAATTGTGCTGGATTAAGCAGCTAAGTCCTTCTACTCTTTGCACGCAAAATTCTGCTCACACTAGTGGCTTCTCTGAGATCTGAAATAGGCAGGCTATGAGCCAACCTTTGCCCAAACTCACCTTTAGGATCATGAGAGAAGTGAGGTCTGTGTTCCCTAGGGTCCTCTCACTTTTGAGTCTCAAGGAACAAAAAACTTTGGGATGGATGTTTAGAGATCACTTCTCCAGTTAAATCGCACTGTTCAGATTATTGACTCAAGCAATGAATTTAGCAAGAAGGTCCCTCACAGAGGCAGAGAAATTCTTGGAACGGAATTGTGGAGTCAGAAGAAAGCCCCAGAGTTGGAGCTCTTAATATCTGATCTCCAGTCAGCACCAAAACAGAGCTCTACACCCAGGCCTGGCCTGTCAGTGGATGAGAGGAGCTTCCAcctccaatattttaaaaaccaaaccaaactcaAATAACCTCCTCCTTCTCAGACCCTAACCAAGCTACCAGCCCTGCTGCCCCAGATCTGGAATGTGAACAAACAGGATTAATTGAAAGTAAGGGTGCTAGATAAACCCTAAACACCATGCACATGGAAAAGATTATCATTTTTCCCTGCCTGATATCTCCTTGGACATTCCCCAAAGCCCAGCTCAAATGTCATTTCTGAAGACCCAATCCAACCAACCTGGGTTCATCCTAGCTCCACCACCTATTTTCCCTATGACACTGAACAAGTGCTTTAACTTCattaggcctcagtttcttcccctGCCAATGGGGGATCATAATAATAACCATTTTATGGGATGACTAGGTGTTGACCCAAGGTCATTCTTGCAAAAGCCCAGCATGGCAACTGGCAGAGAATAGGACTctataaatattgaatgaattgCGAGGGAACCAGAACACTCACTCATCTCTTGAGGTCTGATCCAGCATTTTTCATTCTTCAGTACCTGCCTTCTCCCCTCCGTTCTTTTGCCCAAAAGGGGTTAAACAAGCCTAAGCCAACCTGCTCTTACCTTGCTGAGGTCCCCTAGGGCCATGACCTTGGCCACTGGCCTCCTGTTGAGCTGCTCCTTCACCCAGAGCTCGAGCTGTTTGTTCCACTTCATGGTGAACACATAGAAGGCATAAGCCAGCAGCAGTAGCACGCTCTCCCACCATGCAATAAGGCTATCCAGGAAGAAGAGGATGAGCATCATTAGGTCAAAGATGTAGAAGGTGATGTCACGGAACAAGGGCCACCAGGTGAGGTTGAGGATCTCCCGGGAGAAGAGGGCACAAGTGCCAATGACAAAGAGGATGTTGAACACCGCAGAGCCCACTATGGTGCCGATGCCCACGTTGCTATGGGAGATGAAGACGCCGATGAGGGAGGTGAAGAGCTCAGGGGCAGAGCCTCCAGCAGCCATGAATGTAGCGCCTGCCACATCCTCAGAGATCTGCAGCTTGTCTGTGATGACGCCCAGGGCAGGGACAAAGTACTCGTCACAAACGATGGCCAAGGCTACAAACACATACATCATGCCAAAGATGTGCAGGACCACCCAGCCCTGCCTCCGCTCCTCCACACTGAACAGGTCTCGGGGGTACTCTGCCTTGGGGTGCAGGTCTGGCTGTCCTGAGGGACTAGGAATCTCTGGGATCGCAGCTGTTGTCCAACtaggggagggggcagtgggtGCAACTGGGGCTGGCTCCACCACCAGGCAGTGGCGGACCTGAACGGTCGGATTTGCCctgactctgggagttgctgggGTGCTGGGTGCTTTGGAAGGGTTTTTCAAAAGCCCCCTGAAGGTGGTTGAGGATATTCTGATGGTCAGTGCACTGGTTCTGGACAAGGGATTCCTGACTTTCCAAACATCAGTAGAAGCTTTGGTTTCTGCTGGGCTGCTGCGTGTCATGGTGCTTATTGTCACTTGCCCCTCAGAGACGGCCGCAGTGTGCTCCAGGACCATTCCCTGGGGTGTTGTCCGATTGTTTTTCCCCACCAACTCCTGGTGGTTGGTTGAGATATTACTCTCCACTCTTCTGGGGGTAGTTAGGGTCTTCTTTTCTACCAAATTTCTTGGAGAAGTCAAGGTGTCTGTTTCTAAGTCACTTAACAGGAAGGTTGGGGTGTTACTTATTTCCTTGAGAGGAGCTGGGGTGGTTTTCTCCACTAGTCTCTTGGAGGGGTTGGTCGCCAGCGTTTTCTTGGTTGCCATAATTTCACTGTCTTTCACTGTTGTTCTGGGGGTGATCCCATGGCTCCTTGGCATTGTCACGAGTGTAGATGGGGCATAACTGTTTACCATTCTACCAAGTGGGGATGGGGAGTATTTCTCCACCTTGCCCCTGGATTGAGTTGGGTGGGAGCTCTTTACTTCTCCCCTGGGTGTCACGGGGGTATAACTATTTACCATTGGTCTGCTTCGAGTGTAGTGATTCAGTTCTCCGCTGGGTGTGGCTGAGGTGTCTTCCTTAACTTTTCCTGTGCCTTTTGGTGTTGGGCTGTAGTTATTCTTGGGTATCGTTGGAGTGATGCTGGCTGTTCTTCTAGGTGTACTGGGGGTGTTCTTCATTGCTACGCCAGGTGTTGTTCCATCTCTGCCTGCTGTGGCTTCAGGTGCCCATGCCTCAACCTCCATTTCAGAGCTAGATTTTGAAGTCTCACTGCTCACCATCATCATCTCCTTGTTGGAAAGGTCCCGGCTGGCTACTTTTACAGGGTGTTTGGAAGAGACTGCTGCCCACAGTGTGGGGAGGCCCTGTGGGCTCGTCAGGTACTGGTAGGTGGAACCTATGATCAACATTCCCAATAGGAAGAGGGGGCGGCTCCAATGAAGCCGCTTTGGCCAGAGTGACCGCCTTTCCTGTGCCCCCATCCTGATCAATTTCCCCATGATGGCCAGTTATGCCTGGCTATAGAAGGCCTCTCATTTTGTCCATAGAAAAATGGGGGATGCTCTGGGATTCAgattagaaagcagagaaaattcCTCCATGAAGTCCAGCCAGGGGGTAGCCACaaatctagaaagaaaaagaaaagacaaggtTATTTGTTCCTAAAAGGACAGCTGGGATCCACCAAACCCTCATCTGGAAGAGTGACTATTCATACAGGAGCCTTTGTTGAGAAGGTAACTGTttctgcaggggaaaaaaaaaaaactatcctttGTTCCAGGAGACAACGCTTCCTCATGGGAAAAAGAGCATCTCGAGGTCCTCATTGCTGTGTAGGCATGCCAGCAGCCCAGGTTCCTAAGCTGGGTCTACCCAGCCCTCCTTGGGATCCTTGCAAAAGGTCTGCCCACACTCCTCAGGTCCAGCCAGAGTTGCTGAGAGCTCACTCATCTGTAGCTGGTGCCCAGGCCACAGATCTTAACTTATCAAAGGCAAAAAGGAAGTAAGGAGACATGATTTCAAGCTTTAGACAGAAAGAGGCAGTAATGGAAAGCAGTTCCAGAGACATCGAGGCTCTATGTGTTTTTACTGGACTGACTTAAAATGATTCCACCATCATTCAGAGGGGACAAAGCCTAAAAGTCAATGTCATAAAGCTTCCCAGACAGCATGGTATCATGGGAGGAATACGGGGAATAGAGTCAAAGGTTGGGTTCCCAGACCTCCTGCTTACTAGCTGTGTCACCCTGGACAGGCTGAACCTCAgcacctcatctgtaaaatgggtatgctAACATATACTTTGATTATGCAAAGATTATCTCTGAAAGGACATCTggaaaagagaaactaaggatCCGGGATGAGAAGGAGACTTACTTTTCAGTAAAGTCTATTGTTTAGTCTGTTTAACCTTTTTATCATGTGTGTgttataactttttaaacttaatttcatagaaataataatagtaataacaatacCTATATAGGTAAATAGCAATAGCAATACCTATGTCACGGGAATGTTGGGACAGCAAAAACACAAAAGGTTTATGAAAAGCATTGTGCAGAATCGATGCCCCATATGGATTAAATTTATATAAGGACTCAGAAGGGAAGAATATTTAAGGCCCAGTCCAAGTAAATATTAAATCTCTAATCAATGTCCACAATTACAAAACAATAACTAGAAATGATCAGTTTTGTATATGAAGtaatatattagaaattaaatgaataacACATAGAATCTTAGGTCATTAAAGGTGGAATGAATTACACTGTTTAATACAACTCCCCATTTGagacatgaagaaactgaggtccagagagatgTGACTTGCTCAATATCACATAGCTAGTGAGCAGCAGTGCAGATGAGCTTTCTAAGGAACCAGTCTTTCTGGACATACCCCTCTAATTAGCAATGCAAATACAGCTGTCTTAAAAAGCAAAAGGAGACTTATGGAATAAATGAACTTCCTTCTTTGTCCTTGATTCCTATAATTGTCTTTCCACCATCTCCCTGTCCACCCTATCCTTTGCCATATATTCAACACTCTGAATCTGCTAAAGAAACTTTGGAGAGTATCTCTTTCTGATGTTATGTAACAGAGATGAGCTGGCACCCCAGCTGGTCCCTCGTACCTAATCGCATCATTTACCTTCAAACCTGGACATCTGGGTGTCTTCTCAGTTCTGGAAACTTGTCAGaatcagggtctcaaagagtgggtctgaagctgtacagcagaaaacacCCCATTCTCCTGTCTCCTGACCCTATGGAATCCTAATTCAAGGCAGGGTCAGGTGTGAAGGGCGTCTCAGGGGAAGGATATCCAATCCCAGCTAATACCCGCTTCTAAGAAGCTTATCAGGGCATTGCACAAGTTCTCAGTCCCACTGCCTCTACCAGAGCCTGAGAGAGTAGACCTTCCACCAGAGACATAGGTGGGTTCTCTGTGGGCCCCTGCATTCAAGTGGGAAATGGTGGGAACTTCTCAAACTTATTTCTAAGCTCTGAGAATGAGTAGGTATCCACGGTTCCCATGCTCAGGGGGAAGATAGatttgaaaagatttagaagGCACTCTGGGAACCAAGTGAAAATATCTGAGGCTTAAAAGATCAGACGACCTCAGTTAGCACCAGGCTCTGTTTGCTACTGTATGATTctaaatgtaatttaaatgtaaatacagAGATAATAACACCTGTCCTATCTATCTGTAGGGTGGATATGAaaatcaaagttaaaaataaggGAATACCCagtcaattttgctgtgaatctaaaactgctttaagaaataaaatcttaaaagtttttaaaagtcaggGAATGTGGAAGAAATACTTTATAAACTTTAAAGCATttcatacataaaaatatgttatCAGTTCTAAGGGAAATTCTTGGAGGAGAGGCCACTGACAGATCACCCCAGTGCAGGCTGGCACATAttgtcaagtgaaaaaaaatgcacaaccttaAAGTGGAAAAGTggtacttccctggaggtccggtggttaagaatttgcctgccaatgcatggaacacaggttcgatccctagtcctggaagatcccacgtgccaaggggcaactaagcctaagTACCACAAACCACTGAGCCCAGGTGCCTAGAGCTTGCActtctcaacaagagaagccagtgcagtgagaagcctgtggaccacaaccagagagtagacCTCGcttgctgcaacaagagaaagcctgcacacagcaacgaatACCCAATACAgccatcaataaataaataaataatttttaagtggaGAATTAGGTTTTATTTGGGCTGAGGACTTAAGCCCGGAATACAGCCTCTGaaatagctctgagggactgttcCAAAGAGCTATGGGGGGTGCCAGAATAATATAGaagtttttgtaaaaaaaaaaaaaaaaaacccacatagtcaacatcaaaagattactgccagttaaagaaaaacagacatctcaagttgAGTTTACCAGTTTTCTATGTATGGAATAGTGCAAGAATCTGGGCTtaatgaaattattcctttgatatgcaccttacCTATGGTGGTGGGGGCAGCGGCAGAGGCAGAAGCCGATGGCTCGATGGCCATAAcactttgtttactgatatggcaagtGTTATTCTTTGCCCATAGCACCTCCTCTAGGTCATAAATCTGACCAACATTTAGGAGGCATTTTATGACCAAGTTTGTCCCATGGCACTAGGCctgtcaggtcagttcagtcgctcagtcatgtccaactctttgcaataccaaGGACtgcaccaagccaggcttccctgtccatcaccaattcccagagcttgctgaaactcatgttcatcaagttggtgatgccatccaaccatctcatcctctgtcatccccttctcctgctttcaatctttcccagcatcagggtcttttccaatgagtcagttcttcgcatcaggtggccaaagtattggagcttcagcttcagcatcagtccttccagtgaatattcaggactgatttcctttaggattgactggtttgatttccttgcagtccaagagactttccagcatcttctccaacatcacagttcaaaagcatcaattcttcggatcAAGCAAAGATTCCGTTGATAGGTTAATGTGCTAATTTTGGATCAAGCCCTATTGATAATCTAAAATTCTCTGGAATACCCTTGCagcccaatggttaggacttggtgctttcactgcccagggcctgggttcaatccctgatcagggaactaagatccctcaagccacatggcatggccaaagtaaataaataaataattgtttttaaacattCTCTGGATCTTCTATCTTACTAGTCTATTATGATCCAGGAAATattttcccttgctgctgcttctCATACCTCGAGTTGCACTATTACAACTATTCTATGCAGAGTTATATATACGATCAGCTGCCTCATGACATTTCATAGTAGTCATAGTgataatcgctcagtcatgtccaactttttggactgtagcccatcagactcctctgtccatgggatttcccaggcaagaatactggagtgggttaccatttccttctctagaggatcttcccaacccagggatcaaacccagatctcccgcattgcaggcagatttgtagtctaagctacagggaagtcctttagTCACCACTAATTTTATTGGAGGCCTAGCTACACATTGGTTTATGTAAGAGACAACAATCTCAAAAAATAGATAGGATATAAAAATACAGCTAGGATGTTAATAAAATCATAATACAGCAGTGAGAAATACAaggaataaataatttgaaaacaacaggagataaaaaattaaaataatgagtgGTAGAACTAGTTGTAATAAGCAATTAAGTCCACAGAGAGCCAGCTAGAGAAGCCAAATTCTGGAGGGATAaggtaaaacaaaaaagataatgtTTCATCTTTGTTTACAAAGGGATACTTTATCAACTCGTTATAGGTCACAGTGTAAGAGGAAAGGTTCTCTGGAAAACAAAGATTTAAAAGCCAGTATACTTcataaaaaagttataaaattataaatcataCTTATCAGTTGATTCAATCCCATGCAATTAATTCTTGTTCATCTGGATGAAGTTCCCAGGTTTCCATTGGAGTTTTGTAATTTCTTACCCAGTTCAGTAATATAATCCAAAAGTCATCAGAAATTTATATTTGTCAAAAAGACTTTTTTATGAGTTTTCTTGGAAACCTTCATTTTACAGCTGCATCAGAGTAAAACAACAATGGTCTATGAATGACAAAAGACTTAAAATGGCATGTTTAAAGACTGGATTACAACACAATTAACAAGAAACGTGGACATTTCTGCAGCATACAATATGTTAAGATAATAACTAGAATATGACTGATACTACCAGGATATGTCAAACTTTTAGGAATTCCATATAAACTGAAATATCTATATTAATGACATTTACCCACACAATATAATCGAAGAACATTTATCTCCAATCACTTAACAATACTTCTCAAATAATTTAACACACCAAATAAGCCCAATTAGTTTAATATTCCTCTCTTTGTGATGTTTCAGAGGCCctttgaagcatcccaaagttagctggAAGTCAAAGGAACTTTATTTAGAATTTGACCAAAGGAAGTTTGTCAAAAATATCAAAAGGTCTTAAAGCACTTGATCAAATAGGATCATAGGTCACTGTGAAATAATACTTACTTTCCACCCAAAGTGacaagaaaagatttttaaaacaaatacagaTTATTATGAAAGCAAAAAACCTCACAATCTGTTGTCAAAAGTAGCTCAACATTCCAGGAACCTTTGCTCTCTTAATAGAGAGAAAACCAAACACTAATCCTGCACTAGCCCACTCTCAATAGCAAAATTCCTTTACCTAATTAATTTAATCAATCCCAGCCTAGCATGTACAAAATTTTTCCTCAGGGCTTCCTTTTCAAAAACCTTTCACAACTTTTCTATTAgtttaccttttatttccttttccatttagaAATAATCAGCTTTAGCACAAAACCACTTTCCCCTTAACAAAATACACTTCCATTCTCCATATCTTTTGCTAAAAATGCACACCCTATTTTCCTTGACGAAGGAAATACTGAaacatttcctttattatttctaGTAACTTTAATTACATATTACAATTTTAACCCTTAAGAACCTTGATCTTTATATAAAACCAATAGCAAGTAATTGTATAATTTTTGTCATACCAGTATTTCCTGGTTGGCAAGTTTAGAAATATTCTATCTAAATATAGATCTCTTCATGGCAAAATTCTTTTTCTCAATGTAGTGCAAGACATgtgtctgctgctactgctgctgctaagtcgcttcagttgtgtctgactctgtgcgaccccatagatggcagcccaccaggttcccctgtccctgggattctccaggcaagaacactagagtaggttgccatttccttctccaatgcatgaaagtgaaaagtgaaagtgaagtcgctcagtcatgtctgactcttagcaaccccatggactgcagcctaccaggctcctccacccatgggattttccaggcaagagtactggagtggggtgccattgccttctccaagacatgTGTCTAATAAACCCCAAACATCTTTAGTTTTCCTCTCATAGGAATACAAAAGTAGATAAATTTAGACCAGTTTAGTAATTAATATTCCAgtgttttatcttatttaaatattcaatGAATTCCCATTATTTAACATAATTTGGCAAAACTCTAAAGTTGTAAGTTACTAAGAATATGAAGCAACTGTTTTAGATAGATATACCCAAAACATAATTATTCATAAAGAGTTCATCTTAAAACTCTTATCTCATGTATTGTACTTTAATAACTTGTGAAAATATCATaccaagttttcttttcttttcttgctgaCAATTCTGCAACAAAAATAACATGAATTTATGGACCTTTGGaggttttccttgtggctcagatgccagagtctgcctgcaatgtaggagacccaggttcaatccctaggtcaggaagatcccctggaagagggcatggcaatccactccagcattcttgcctagagaatcccatggacagaggagcctggtgggctacagtccatggggttgcatagagttggacacgactgagcaactaacacatacacattgACCGTAagtacatctgtgtgtgtgtgttagtcgctcagtcatgtctgactctgtgaccccacagactgtagcctgccaggctcctctgcctatggaattctccaggcaagaatactgaagtgggttgccattcccttcaccaagggatcttctcaatccagagatcgcacctgggtctcccacattgcaggcagattctttagcatctgagccatcagggaagcataggtataataaaaataagacatgTCTGTATTGATTAAACCAACAAGCTTAAGATAGCTATAATACCAAACACCaatttaactgtggaaaattcttaaagatatgggaatacgagaccaccttacctgcctcctaagaaatctgtatgcaggtcaagaagcaacagttagaactggacatggaacaacagactggttccaaattgggaaaggaatatgtcaaggctgtataccttcaccctgcttattatgctggggtggatgaagcacaagctggaaccaagattgccaggagaaatatcaataacctcagatatgcagatgacgccactcttattttagaaagcaaagagcaactgaagagcctcttgatgaaagtgaaagaggagagtaaaaaggctggcttaaaactcaacattcaaaaaacgaagatcatggcatccaggcccatcacttcatggcaaatagatggggaaacaatggaaacagtgagagactattttggggggctccaaaaactgcagatggtgactgcagcc includes these proteins:
- the SLC24A1 gene encoding sodium/potassium/calcium exchanger 1 isoform X4 encodes the protein MGKLIRMGAQERRSLWPKRLHWSRPLFLLGMLIIGSTYQYLTSPQGLPTLWAAVSSKHPVKVASRDLSNKEMMMVSSETSKSSSEMEVEAWAPEATAGRDGTTPGVAMKNTPSTPRRTASITPTIPKNNYSPTPKGTGKVKEDTSATPSGELNHYTRSRPMVNSYTPVTPRGEVKSSHPTQSRGKVEKYSPSPLGRMVNSYAPSTLVTMPRSHGITPRTTVKDSEIMATKKTLATNPSKRLVEKTTPAPLKEISNTPTFLLSDLETDTLTSPRNLVEKKTLTTPRRVESNISTNHQELVGKNNRTTPQGMVLEHTAAVSEGQVTISTMTRSSPAETKASTDVWKVRNPLSRTSALTIRISSTTFRGLLKNPSKAPSTPATPRVRANPTVQVRHCLVVEPAPVAPTAPSPSWTTAAIPEIPSPSGQPDLHPKAEYPRDLFSVEERRQGWVVLHIFGMMYVFVALAIVCDEYFVPALGVITDKLQISEDVAGATFMAAGGSAPELFTSLIGVFISHSNVGIGTIVGSAVFNILFVIGTCALFSREILNLTWWPLFRDITFYIFDLMMLILFFLDSLIAWWESVLLLLAYAFYVFTMKWNKQLELWVKEQLNRRPVAKVMALGDLSKGVGAEAESTGERTGGKAAAPAEGESGEQSGGDAALEGESEGKGENESEVEGDEDEGEIQAGEGGEVEGDDGEGEIQAGEGGEVKGGEGETGEQELNGEIQGEAKDDEEGVDGEGGGDGGDNEDEEEEEEEEDEEEEEEEEEEEEEEENEQPLSLEWPETRRKQAIYLFLLPIVFPLWLTVPDVRRLEAKKFFVITFLGSILWIAMFSYLMVWWAHQVGETIGISEEIMGLTILAAGTSIPDLITSVIVARKGLGDMAVSSSVGSNIFDITVGLPLPWMLFSLINGLQPVAVSSNGLFCAIVLLFLMLLFVISSIALCKWRMNKVLGFTMFLLYFVFLIISVMLEDRIISCPVSV
- the SLC24A1 gene encoding sodium/potassium/calcium exchanger 1 isoform X2 — encoded protein: MGKLIRMGAQERRSLWPKRLHWSRPLFLLGMLIIGSTYQYLTSPQGLPTLWAAVSSKHPVKVASRDLSNKEMMMVSSETSKSSSEMEVEAWAPEATAGRDGTTPGVAMKNTPSTPRRTASITPTIPKNNYSPTPKGTGKVKEDTSATPSGELNHYTRSRPMVNSYTPVTPRGEVKSSHPTQSRGKVEKYSPSPLGRMVNSYAPSTLVTMPRSHGITPRTTVKDSEIMATKKTLATNPSKRLVEKTTPAPLKEISNTPTFLLSDLETDTLTSPRNLVEKKTLTTPRRVESNISTNHQELVGKNNRTTPQGMVLEHTAAVSEGQVTISTMTRSSPAETKASTDVWKVRNPLSRTSALTIRISSTTFRGLLKNPSKAPSTPATPRVRANPTVQVRHCLVVEPAPVAPTAPSPSWTTAAIPEIPSPSGQPDLHPKAEYPRDLFSVEERRQGWVVLHIFGMMYVFVALAIVCDEYFVPALGVITDKLQISEDVAGATFMAAGGSAPELFTSLIGVFISHSNVGIGTIVGSAVFNILFVIGTCALFSREILNLTWWPLFRDITFYIFDLMMLILFFLDSLIAWWESVLLLLAYAFYVFTMKWNKQLELWVKEQLNRRPVAKVMALGDLSKLSSMLTRGSSSASLHNSTIRSTIYQLMLHSLDPLGEARPSRDKEEETLIQEAKATPQAKAESRPEEEEPAKLPAVTVTPAPAPYVKGDQEEDPGHQGVGAEAESTGERTGGKAAAPAEGESGEQSGGDAALEGESEGKGENESEVEGDEDEGEIQAGEGGEVEGDDGEGEIQAGEGGEVKGGEGETGEQELNGEIQGEAKDDEEGVDGEGGGDGGDNEDEEEEEEEEDEEEEEEEEEEEEEEENEQPLSLEWPETRRKQAIYLFLLPIVFPLWLTVPDVRRLEAKKFFVITFLGSILWIAMFSYLMVWWAHQVGETIGISEEIMGLTILAAGTSIPDLITSVIVARKGLGDMAVSSSVGSNIFDITVGLPLPWMLFSLINGLQPVAVSSNGLFCAIVLLFLMLLFVISSIALCKWRMNKVLGFTMFLLYFVFLIISVMLEDRIISCPVSV